In Pseudomonas sp. PDNC002, the DNA window CGCTGATGATCTTGTTGCCCTTGCCCTTGGCCAGCTGCGGAAGATCGGAGACCTTGAACAGCAGCAGTCGGCCCTCGGTGGTGACGGCGGCGATCCAGTCCTGCTCCAGGTCGTTGACCGGCCGCGGCGCCATGACCTGCGCACCATTGGGCAGGCTGAGCAGCGCCTTGCCAGCCTTGTTCTTGGCCTGCATGTCCTCGCCCTTGGCGACGAAACCGTAGCCGGCGTCGGAGGCCAGTACGTACAGCGCGCTGTCCTCAGGCAGCAGCACGCGGTCGAAGGACGCGCCCGGCGGCGGCGTCAGGCGGCCGGTCAGCGGCTCGCCCTGGCCACGGGCCGACGGCAGGCTATGAGCGGCCAGCGAGTAACTGCGGCCGGTGGAATCGATGAACACCGCATACTGGTTCGAGCGTCCCGGCGCGGACACCTTGAAGCCATCACCGGCCTTGTACGACAGGCCGGTGGCGTCGATGTCATGGCCCTTGGCGCAACGCACCCAACCCTTCTCCGACAGCACCACAGTCACCGGCTCGGTCGGCATCAGCTCGGTTTCCGACAGCGCGCGGGCTTCGGCGCGGGCGACGATGGGCGAACGGCGGTCATCGCCGTAGGTCTCCGCGTCGGCGATCAGCTCATCGCGCACCAGCTTGCGCAGCTTGGCGGGGGAACCGAGGATCGACAGCAGCTTGGCGCGCTCCTTGGCCAGCTCGTCCTGCTCGCCACGGATCTTCATCTCTTCCAGGCGCGCCAGCTGACGCAGGCGGGTGTCGAGGATGTAGTCGGCCTGCAGCTCGGAGAGCTCGAAGCGCTGCATGAGGACTGGCTTGGGCTGGTCCTCGGTGCGGATGATGTGGATGACTTCGTCGAGGTTGAGGAAGGCGACCAGCAAGCCTTCCAACAGGTGCAGGCGCTTCTCGACCTTGTCCAGGCGGAACTGCAGGCGGCGGCGCACGGTGTCGGTGCGGTAGGTCAGCCACTCGCTGAGCACCTGGCGCAGGTCTTTCACCTGCGGTTTGCCGTCCAGGCCGATGACGTTCATGTTCACCCGGTACGAGCTTTCCAGGTCGGTGGTGGCGAACAGGTGGGTCATCAGCTCTTCGGCATCCACGCGATTGGAGCGCGGAATGATGACGATGCGGGTCGGGTTCTCGTGGTCCGACTCGTCGCGCAGGTCGGCCACCATCGGCAGCTTCTTGGCCTGCATTTGCCCTGCGATCTGCTCCAGCACCTTGGCCCCGGAGACCTGGTGCGGCAGCGCGGTGACCACGATGTCACCGTCTTCGACGCGGTAAACGGCGCGCATGCGCACCGAGCCACGGCCGGTTTCGTAGATCTTCTGCAGGTCGGCGCGCGGGGTGATGATTTCCGCCTCGGTGGGGAAATCCGGGCCCTGCACGTGCTCGATCAGGTCGCCAACGGTGGCGTTGGGCTCATCCAGCAGACGGATACAGGCGGCAGCCACTTCGCGCAGGTTGTGCGGCGGAATATCGGTGGCCATGCCCACGGCGATGCCGGTGGTGCCATTGAGCAGCAGGTTGGGCAGGCGCGCCGGCAGCACGGCCGGCTCGTCCATGGTGCCGTCGAAGTTCGGCACCCAGTCCGCGGTGCCTTGGCCCAGCTCGGACAGCAGCGTTTCGGCATAGCGCGACAGGCGGGCCTCGGTGTAACGCATGGCGGCGAAGGACTTGGGATCGTCCGGCGCACCCCAGTTGCCCTGGCCGTCCACCAGCGGGTAGCGGTAGGAGAACGGCTGGGCCATCAGCACCATGGCTTCGTAGCACGCCGAGTCGCCGTGGGGATGGTACTTACCCAACACGTCACCGACGGTACGCGCCGATTTCTTGTGCTTGGAGTCCGCATCCAGGCCCAACTCGCTCATGGCGTAGATGATGCGCCGCTGTACGGGCTTGAGGCCGTCGCCGATATGCGGCAGGGCTCGGTCCATGATCACGTACATGGAATAGTTCAGGTAAGCCTGTTCGGTGAAGTCGGCCAGTGACCGGCGCTCCACGCCCTCCAGACTCAGATCGAGGGTTTCGCTCATGCGTGCCTCACGGTGTAGATCGCTGGCGCAGCACCAGGGTGCCGTCCTGCTGGGTGAAATCCAGTTGTCTGAGTGCGCTCATGCCGAGCAGCACCTCGTCGCCTTCCATGCCCGGCGCGACCAGCGCCGGCACATCGGTCAGGCGGATGTCGCCAAGCTGCAGGCTGGGCAGGCGCGTGCGCCAGCCCTCGCTGCGGCCGTTGGCGGTGTCCAGGGTGACCGGCAGGCCGCGCGGCAGGTCCAGGCGCTGGGCCAGCCGCTGCGGAATGGCCACCTGGGTGGCACCGGTATCGACCATGAAGGTTACCGTCTCGCCCTTGATCCGCCCGTCGACCACGTAGTGTCCGGCGCGATTGCCAAGCAGGCGCACTTCCACGTAACCGCTGCCGCGGGTCGACTGCGGTTGTGGATTGGGGTTGTGCTGGCGAGTTTCCCAGGCGCCGAAATAGTGGGTGGCGAGCAGGATGCCCGCGCCCCAGGCGAGGAACATCATGATCTTGCCGATCCGCCGCCCCGGCACCGCGTCGCTCATTTGCCACCGAGCCAGCCACCGGCCGGCGCCGCGAAGCGCAGCACGTAGGGACGCCCGTCACCATCGGCGCGGGCGTGCTCGCCATTGTCCAGGCCGATCCAGGCGCCCTTGTCGTCGAGGATCAGCGCTTCGGCCACGCCGTATGGCAGGTCGTAGCGTCGCTCCGGGGCGAGCATGCCGGCGGCGACGGACCAGCATTGCTCCTGCGCGCCAGTCTTCGCGTCGCGGCGGCAGATCTGATGCGCCAGGCGCTCGAGGGTGAACAGCTTGTCCTTGTAGAGCACGAGGTCGGAGAAATCGATCGGTAGCGCGCGTTCAGCGCCCAGCTCCGGGGGCGGCAACGCCGTACCGCCTTCGCTGAGCATCACGCAGTTGCCGTCGCACTTCCACGTGCCATTCTCGTTGCGCACCTTCAGCAGGCCGCGGCGCTGGCGCTCGGCGGCCAGCCACAGTTCCTTGCCATCGGCGCTCACGGCGATGCCTTCGTAGAGCGCATTGAATTCCATCAGCAGCCCGCTGGCGCGCGCCTGGCGCAGCAGGCTCTGGGGCAACGGCAGCCAGGTCGGCTCGCCGGTGGCCGGCAGCAGCAGGACGGCGGCATAGGCTTCGCTGACCACGTAGCGGTTACCGGCCTGGTCGCAGCTGATGCCTTCGAAATCCATCGCGCCACCGCGCAGCAGGCCGCCGACGCTCACCCGCGCACGGGCGCCCCAGGACAGGCCGCTGTCCGGCACACCAGGCACCACGAAAGGTTCGGCGGTGGCTTGCCAGGCCTTGCCCGGCTGCTCGTCGATCAGCAGGCGGTAGATGCGGTCGTCATCACGGTCGGACACTGTCCACATTTCGCCGCCGCACATTGCCAGGCCGGACAGGTTCCCGCTGGGCATGCCTTCGACGGGATGCTCGGCGACGAACTGCAAAGTGACCGGCGCAGCGGAGGGGGCCGCGGGCCTGGTTGCCTCGACGGCGCCAGCCAGGCCGGCGAACAGGCCGAAGGCGGCCAGCAGCCAGCGCATCAGGCGAAGTCCGCCAGGTTGCCCTTGGATTCCAGCCAGGACTTGCGGTCGCCGGCACGCTTCTTGGCCAGCAACATGTCCATCATTTCCACGGTGCCCTCGGTGTCTTCCAGGGTCAGCTGGACCAGGCGACGGGTATTCGGGTCCATGGTGGTTTCGCGCAGCTGCGGCGGGTTCATCTCGCCCAGGCCCTTGAATCGGGTGACCTGCGGCTTGCCACGGCGCTTCTCGGCGGCCAGGCGGTCGAGGATACCGTCACGCTCGGCCTCGTCCAGGGCGTAGAAGACTTCCTTGCCCAGGTCGATACGGAACAGCGGCGGCATGGCGACGTAGACGTGCCCGGCGTCCACCAGCGGACGGAAGTGGCGGACGAACAGCGCGCACAGCAGCGTGGCGATGTGCAGGCCGTCGGAGTCGGCGTCGGCGAGGATGCAGATCTTGCCGTAACGCAGCTGGGTGAGGTCCGCCGCGCCCGGATCGACGCCGATGGCCACGGCGATGTCGTGGACTTCCTGGCTGGCGAGCACTTCGCCGCCGTCCACTTCCCAGGTGTTCAGGATCTTCCCGCGCAGCGGCATGATTGCCTGGAATTCCTTGTCGCGCGCCTGCTTGGCCGAACCACCGGCGGAGTCACCTTCCACCAGGAACAGCTCGGAGCGCATCGGGTCCTGCCCAGCGCAGTCGGCCAGCTTGCCGGGCAGCGCCGGGCCCTGGGTGATCTTCTTGCGCTCGACCTTCTTGCCGGCCTTGAGGCGGCGGCCGGCGTTGCTGATGGCCAGCTCGGCCAGTTGCAGGCCCAGCTCGGGGTGGGCGTTGAGCCACAGGCTGAAGGCGTCCTTGACCACGCCGGAGACGAACGCGGCGGCCTCGCGGGAGGACAGGCGCTCCTTGGTCTGGCCGGAGAACTGCGGCTCCTGCATCTTCATCGAGAGGACGAAGGCGATGCGCTCCCAGACGTCTTCGGGCGCCAGCTTCACGCCGCGCGGCAGCAGGTTGCGGAACTCGCAGAACTCGCGCATCG includes these proteins:
- the parC gene encoding DNA topoisomerase IV subunit A, which encodes MSETLDLSLEGVERRSLADFTEQAYLNYSMYVIMDRALPHIGDGLKPVQRRIIYAMSELGLDADSKHKKSARTVGDVLGKYHPHGDSACYEAMVLMAQPFSYRYPLVDGQGNWGAPDDPKSFAAMRYTEARLSRYAETLLSELGQGTADWVPNFDGTMDEPAVLPARLPNLLLNGTTGIAVGMATDIPPHNLREVAAACIRLLDEPNATVGDLIEHVQGPDFPTEAEIITPRADLQKIYETGRGSVRMRAVYRVEDGDIVVTALPHQVSGAKVLEQIAGQMQAKKLPMVADLRDESDHENPTRIVIIPRSNRVDAEELMTHLFATTDLESSYRVNMNVIGLDGKPQVKDLRQVLSEWLTYRTDTVRRRLQFRLDKVEKRLHLLEGLLVAFLNLDEVIHIIRTEDQPKPVLMQRFELSELQADYILDTRLRQLARLEEMKIRGEQDELAKERAKLLSILGSPAKLRKLVRDELIADAETYGDDRRSPIVARAEARALSETELMPTEPVTVVLSEKGWVRCAKGHDIDATGLSYKAGDGFKVSAPGRSNQYAVFIDSTGRSYSLAAHSLPSARGQGEPLTGRLTPPPGASFDRVLLPEDSALYVLASDAGYGFVAKGEDMQAKNKAGKALLSLPNGAQVMAPRPVNDLEQDWIAAVTTEGRLLLFKVSDLPQLAKGKGNKIISVPGDRVASREEYLTDLAVLPTGATLVLQAGKRTLSLKGDDLEHYKGERGRRGNKLPRGFQRVDALLVESLSQD
- a CDS encoding TIGR02281 family clan AA aspartic protease, whose product is MSDAVPGRRIGKIMMFLAWGAGILLATHYFGAWETRQHNPNPQPQSTRGSGYVEVRLLGNRAGHYVVDGRIKGETVTFMVDTGATQVAIPQRLAQRLDLPRGLPVTLDTANGRSEGWRTRLPSLQLGDIRLTDVPALVAPGMEGDEVLLGMSALRQLDFTQQDGTLVLRQRSTP
- a CDS encoding esterase-like activity of phytase family protein, with protein sequence MRWLLAAFGLFAGLAGAVEATRPAAPSAAPVTLQFVAEHPVEGMPSGNLSGLAMCGGEMWTVSDRDDDRIYRLLIDEQPGKAWQATAEPFVVPGVPDSGLSWGARARVSVGGLLRGGAMDFEGISCDQAGNRYVVSEAYAAVLLLPATGEPTWLPLPQSLLRQARASGLLMEFNALYEGIAVSADGKELWLAAERQRRGLLKVRNENGTWKCDGNCVMLSEGGTALPPPELGAERALPIDFSDLVLYKDKLFTLERLAHQICRRDAKTGAQEQCWSVAAGMLAPERRYDLPYGVAEALILDDKGAWIGLDNGEHARADGDGRPYVLRFAAPAGGWLGGK
- the parE gene encoding DNA topoisomerase IV subunit B, translating into MAQQNAYNADAIEVLSGLDPVRKRPGMYTDTSRPNHLAQEVIDNSVDEALAGHAKSVQVILHEDNSLEVIDDGRGMPVDIHPEEGVPGVELILTKLHAGGKFSNKNYQFSGGLHGVGISVVNALSTLVEVRVKRDGNEYRMTFADGFKSSDLEVIGTVGKRNTGTSVHFWPDAKYFDSHKFSVSRLKHVLKAKAVLCPGLLVSFEDKSSGERVEWHYEDGLRSYLVDSVSENLRLPDEPFCGSLAGNKEAVDWALLWLPEGGESVQESYVNLIPTAQGGTHVNGLRQGLLDAMREFCEFRNLLPRGVKLAPEDVWERIAFVLSMKMQEPQFSGQTKERLSSREAAAFVSGVVKDAFSLWLNAHPELGLQLAELAISNAGRRLKAGKKVERKKITQGPALPGKLADCAGQDPMRSELFLVEGDSAGGSAKQARDKEFQAIMPLRGKILNTWEVDGGEVLASQEVHDIAVAIGVDPGAADLTQLRYGKICILADADSDGLHIATLLCALFVRHFRPLVDAGHVYVAMPPLFRIDLGKEVFYALDEAERDGILDRLAAEKRRGKPQVTRFKGLGEMNPPQLRETTMDPNTRRLVQLTLEDTEGTVEMMDMLLAKKRAGDRKSWLESKGNLADFA